Proteins encoded together in one Microbacterium oxydans window:
- a CDS encoding glycoside hydrolase family 9 protein — protein MRILTTHLGYDTGAPKSALVELPHAGATPHVELLSLDDDSRLRLEARPATAVDAWRTGAYSRVDFDHVDEPGRYLLVAAVGDEVVSSPTFTIGEERLAAGTLSDILFAFKAGRSSGEIERKDAAALRYGDDSGFTVDARGGWLDASGDTSKFLSHLTYSPTMSPQQIPLCAWSFLETRDQLAARHPRFHRALGARLRDEALFGADFLVRFRTPDGAFYSGIFDALTKNLEERVINAPLPECVRTDRYRASYRGGGGLAIAALARASREQEHGDFTNAEYLAAAIGAFDDLEAHNAEYLFGLDLESGALTASSESVVDDYCALLAASELVAAADAVDAARFTEAADRRAAALLDRYRTSGDEPGWFEAWEDGRPFFSAVEAGLPVIALLRYADVVAGARHGDAARELAVVVMQDLLRRTDAVANPFGYPRQRVQPRGSEVRESFFFPHENDTGYWWQGENANLGSLAFAALAVADLPECAPGLAARLRRFAADQVQWVLGRNPFDVCMLQGRGRNNVEYSPDFPNLPGGIVNGITSHPDDENGIAFLTPETAEGPDSWRWAEQWIPHSAWFLLAVSAS, from the coding sequence ATGCGCATCCTCACCACCCACCTCGGCTACGACACCGGGGCACCGAAGTCCGCGCTCGTCGAGCTGCCGCACGCCGGCGCGACGCCGCACGTGGAGCTGCTGTCGCTCGACGACGATTCCCGCCTCCGCCTCGAGGCCCGGCCGGCGACGGCCGTCGACGCCTGGCGGACCGGCGCCTACTCCCGGGTGGACTTCGATCACGTCGACGAGCCCGGGCGCTATCTGCTCGTCGCCGCCGTCGGCGACGAGGTGGTGTCGTCTCCGACCTTCACGATCGGCGAGGAGCGGCTCGCGGCCGGCACCCTCTCGGACATCCTGTTCGCGTTCAAGGCGGGGCGCTCCAGCGGCGAGATCGAGCGGAAGGATGCCGCGGCCCTCCGCTACGGCGACGACTCCGGTTTCACCGTCGACGCCCGTGGCGGCTGGCTTGATGCGTCGGGCGACACCAGCAAGTTCCTCAGCCACCTCACCTACTCGCCGACCATGAGCCCGCAGCAGATCCCGCTGTGCGCGTGGTCGTTCCTGGAGACGCGCGATCAGCTGGCCGCACGGCATCCGCGCTTCCATCGCGCGCTGGGTGCCCGACTGCGCGACGAGGCGCTCTTCGGCGCGGACTTCCTGGTGCGCTTCCGCACGCCCGACGGCGCCTTCTACAGCGGGATCTTCGATGCGCTGACCAAGAACCTCGAGGAGCGGGTGATCAACGCCCCGCTGCCGGAGTGCGTGCGCACCGACCGCTACCGGGCGTCGTACCGCGGTGGCGGCGGTCTCGCGATCGCGGCCTTGGCACGGGCCTCACGCGAGCAGGAGCACGGCGACTTCACGAACGCCGAGTACCTCGCGGCGGCGATCGGCGCCTTCGACGACCTCGAGGCGCACAACGCCGAGTACCTGTTCGGCCTGGACCTGGAGTCGGGGGCGCTCACCGCGAGCTCGGAGTCGGTCGTCGACGACTACTGCGCGCTGCTCGCCGCCTCCGAGCTCGTGGCGGCAGCGGACGCCGTCGACGCGGCTCGATTCACCGAGGCTGCCGACCGTCGGGCCGCCGCCCTGCTCGACCGCTATCGCACCTCCGGGGACGAGCCCGGGTGGTTCGAGGCCTGGGAGGACGGGCGACCGTTCTTCTCCGCGGTCGAAGCGGGCCTGCCCGTGATCGCGCTGCTGCGCTACGCCGACGTCGTCGCCGGCGCACGGCACGGCGACGCGGCCCGCGAGCTGGCGGTCGTGGTCATGCAGGATCTGCTGCGCCGTACGGACGCGGTCGCCAACCCGTTCGGCTACCCCCGTCAGCGGGTGCAGCCACGCGGCAGCGAGGTGCGCGAGTCCTTCTTCTTCCCGCACGAGAACGACACCGGGTACTGGTGGCAGGGCGAGAACGCGAACCTCGGATCGCTGGCGTTCGCTGCCCTCGCCGTCGCCGACCTGCCGGAGTGCGCACCCGGGCTCGCCGCACGTCTGCGGCGCTTCGCGGCCGACCAGGTGCAGTGGGTGCTCGGCCGCAACCCGTTCGACGTGTGCATGCTGCAGGGACGCGGTCGCAACAACGTCGAGTACTCGCCGGACTTCCCGAACCTGCCGGGCGGGATCGTGAACGGCATCACGAGCCATCCGGACGACGAGAACGGCATCGCGTTCCTGACGCCCGAGACGGCCGAGGGACCGGACTCGTGGCGGTGGGCGGAGCAGTGGATTCCGCACTCCGCCTGGTTCCTCCTGGCGGTCAGCGCGAGCTGA
- a CDS encoding amidohydrolase family protein — translation MSKITVVQAGRLLDGTGQAIDDATMVVRDGTIEAVGPRGSVAVPPDAERVDAGDMTVMPGLIDCHTHLGGASSPNYTTWVVEDDLRQAILSGQQMRALMEHGVTTIRDISRNGLRLKWAVNNGHMEGPRIVACGPGLSRTGGHGDAHNLPCDMIQRSHPWAMLADGPEELRKSVRLLNRMGADAVKIWATGGGMWDKELETDQHYDFEELCMVVREAAMVKIPVLAHAESLAAAKDCLRAGVATLEHGEELDDECRRMMVENGVIHVPTLQLFLGPWFDEYPPPPREGLENYRGDTMVEKEKNRVADNFTASRLAGVTIAVGSDSFSSIDVPYGASTLSEVHTMVETGMPESDAIVAATLNGAKALRVDHLTGSLEAGKAADFLVVDGDPLDDIRSLAQDRLRYVRRGEQLWLDELTPHRSPTR, via the coding sequence ATGAGCAAAATCACGGTAGTGCAGGCCGGGCGTCTGCTCGACGGCACGGGGCAGGCGATCGACGACGCGACGATGGTCGTGCGCGACGGCACGATCGAGGCGGTCGGACCGCGCGGCAGTGTGGCCGTTCCGCCGGACGCCGAACGGGTCGACGCCGGTGACATGACCGTCATGCCGGGCCTCATCGACTGCCACACCCACCTCGGCGGAGCCTCATCGCCCAACTACACGACCTGGGTCGTGGAGGACGACCTGCGCCAGGCGATCCTCTCCGGACAGCAGATGCGCGCGCTCATGGAGCACGGCGTCACCACCATCCGCGACATCTCCCGCAACGGGCTCCGTCTCAAGTGGGCCGTCAACAACGGGCACATGGAGGGTCCGCGCATCGTCGCCTGCGGACCGGGCCTGTCGCGCACGGGCGGCCACGGCGATGCGCACAACCTGCCGTGCGACATGATCCAGCGCAGCCACCCGTGGGCCATGCTCGCGGACGGGCCGGAGGAGCTGCGCAAGTCGGTGCGGCTGCTCAACCGGATGGGCGCCGACGCCGTCAAGATCTGGGCGACCGGCGGCGGGATGTGGGACAAGGAGCTCGAGACCGACCAGCACTACGACTTCGAGGAGCTCTGCATGGTCGTCCGCGAGGCGGCGATGGTCAAGATCCCCGTGCTCGCCCACGCCGAATCGCTCGCCGCCGCGAAGGACTGTCTGCGCGCCGGCGTCGCGACTCTCGAACACGGCGAGGAGCTCGACGACGAGTGCCGCCGGATGATGGTCGAGAACGGCGTCATCCACGTCCCCACCCTGCAGCTGTTCCTCGGGCCGTGGTTCGACGAGTACCCGCCGCCTCCGCGCGAAGGCCTCGAGAACTACCGGGGCGACACCATGGTGGAGAAGGAGAAGAACCGCGTCGCCGACAACTTCACGGCCTCCCGCCTCGCCGGGGTCACGATCGCCGTCGGCAGCGACAGCTTCTCGAGCATCGACGTCCCCTACGGCGCATCGACGCTCTCCGAGGTCCACACCATGGTCGAGACCGGCATGCCGGAGTCCGACGCCATCGTCGCCGCCACGCTGAACGGGGCCAAGGCGCTGCGGGTGGACCACCTGACCGGATCGCTCGAGGCGGGCAAGGCCGCCGACTTCCTCGTCGTCGACGGTGATCCCCTGGACGACATCCGCTCCCTCGCCCAGGACCGCCTGCGGTATGTTCGCCGCGGCGAACAACTGTGGCTGGACGAGCTCACCCCGCACCGCTCACCCACTCGCTGA
- a CDS encoding carbohydrate ABC transporter permease yields the protein MTAVSAPTAPRTSSPQSRPAARRRTRGGALARTGPMKYLAHAGVWLYVILLAAPLYYLLISAFKHNTDIFNQPFSPFTPLTFDNFGLAFSQASLGTALLNSAYITVGAEILTLALAVPAAFALARAKGAIGRMVERVFALGFLIPGFAALVPTVLLSIMMGLFHTREFLILFLPASAMPLTVILLTQAMRAVPAELEESALLDGAGPLRVLWSVYVPLAIPTLTVVAILNFLSFWNEYFFSLVIIGPEASLRTAQVALPTLSIANAAQYGVLAAGILITLIPAYLVYAVFAEKMENAVLAGALKG from the coding sequence ATGACCGCCGTCTCCGCTCCCACCGCCCCGCGCACCTCCTCGCCGCAGTCCCGTCCGGCAGCCCGTCGTCGCACCCGCGGCGGAGCGCTCGCCCGCACCGGCCCCATGAAGTACCTCGCGCACGCCGGGGTCTGGCTGTACGTGATCCTGCTCGCCGCGCCCCTGTACTACCTGCTGATCTCGGCGTTCAAGCACAACACCGACATCTTCAACCAGCCGTTCTCCCCCTTCACCCCGCTCACGTTCGACAACTTCGGGCTCGCGTTCTCGCAGGCCTCGCTGGGCACGGCCCTGCTGAACTCGGCGTACATCACGGTCGGCGCGGAGATCCTGACCCTCGCGCTCGCCGTGCCCGCCGCGTTCGCCCTGGCTCGGGCGAAGGGAGCCATCGGCCGGATGGTGGAGCGCGTGTTCGCCCTCGGGTTCCTGATCCCCGGGTTCGCGGCCCTGGTGCCGACCGTGCTGCTGTCGATCATGATGGGGCTGTTCCACACCCGTGAGTTCCTGATCCTCTTCCTCCCCGCCTCGGCCATGCCGCTCACGGTCATCCTGCTGACCCAGGCGATGCGCGCCGTCCCGGCCGAGCTCGAGGAGTCGGCGCTGCTCGACGGCGCCGGTCCGCTGCGTGTGCTGTGGTCGGTGTACGTGCCGCTCGCGATCCCCACGCTCACCGTGGTCGCGATCCTCAACTTCCTGTCGTTCTGGAACGAGTACTTCTTCTCACTCGTGATCATCGGGCCCGAAGCGTCGCTGCGCACGGCGCAGGTGGCGCTGCCGACGCTCTCGATCGCGAACGCCGCACAGTACGGTGTTCTTGCCGCCGGCATCCTCATCACCCTGATCCCCGCGTACCTCGTCTATGCCGTGTTCGCGGAGAAGATGGAGAACGCGGTCCTCGCCGGAGCACTCAAGGGCTGA
- a CDS encoding carbohydrate ABC transporter permease: MTAYSPEVVALRRAKARRRGELVQLSATLPALLWFLVFTIGPLVSLFYFSTVNWRGLIAPRTPAGLDNFARLLNDPVVWLATGNTILQLVVTLPIVVVGAFMIAYYLNLKPRGHRFVRALMFTPVLLSASALAMVFVGVFAPKGMINGFLDAIGLDQLARPWLANGDSAMWAIIIVTIWCSMSVSAIMLAARLNSIDASVFEAAEIDGCGHFRRMWSIAWPMCREFVGVVTMLQFLWTLFSSAAVVLLLTKGGPGNATATLSFLVYDFAFNQSKVGYSQAVAVVLFIVGVAGILVIRRAFRQKY; this comes from the coding sequence ATGACCGCATACTCCCCCGAGGTCGTCGCCCTCCGACGCGCGAAGGCCAGACGCCGTGGCGAGCTGGTGCAGCTGTCGGCCACCCTCCCGGCGCTGCTCTGGTTCCTGGTCTTCACGATCGGCCCGCTGGTCAGCCTCTTCTACTTCTCCACGGTCAACTGGCGAGGACTGATCGCGCCGCGGACGCCCGCCGGCCTCGACAACTTCGCCCGTCTGCTGAACGACCCCGTCGTCTGGCTCGCGACCGGCAACACGATCCTCCAGCTCGTCGTGACCCTCCCGATCGTCGTGGTCGGCGCGTTCATGATCGCCTACTACCTGAACCTCAAGCCCCGCGGACACCGCTTCGTGCGCGCACTCATGTTCACCCCCGTGCTGCTGTCGGCCTCGGCCCTGGCCATGGTGTTCGTCGGCGTCTTCGCCCCGAAGGGCATGATCAACGGCTTCCTCGACGCGATCGGCCTCGACCAGCTCGCGCGCCCCTGGCTCGCCAACGGCGACAGCGCGATGTGGGCCATCATCATCGTCACCATCTGGTGCAGCATGTCGGTCTCCGCGATCATGCTCGCCGCCCGCCTGAACTCGATCGACGCCTCGGTGTTCGAGGCCGCGGAGATCGACGGCTGCGGGCACTTCCGCCGCATGTGGAGCATCGCCTGGCCGATGTGCCGCGAGTTCGTCGGCGTCGTCACGATGCTGCAGTTCCTGTGGACCCTGTTCTCCTCCGCCGCGGTCGTGCTCCTGCTCACCAAGGGAGGACCGGGCAACGCCACCGCGACCCTCTCCTTCCTCGTGTACGACTTCGCGTTCAACCAGTCGAAGGTCGGCTACAGCCAGGCCGTCGCCGTGGTGCTGTTCATCGTCGGCGTCGCCGGCATCCTCGTGATCCGCCGGGCCTTCCGGCAGAAGTACTGA
- the dcd gene encoding dCTP deaminase: MLLSDRDIRAELASGRIGLEPHEREMIQPSSIDVRLDRYFRLFDNHKYPFIDPSVDQPELTRLIEVDPEEPFILHPGEFALGATFEQVTLPDDIAARLEGKSSLGRLGLITHSTAGFIDPGFTGHVTLELANVATLPIKLWPGMKIGQLCFFRLTSPAENPYGSGPYGNRYQGQRGPTASRSFQNFHRTDVGVTDVGAVGG; the protein is encoded by the coding sequence GTGCTTCTCAGCGACCGCGACATCAGGGCAGAACTCGCATCCGGCCGCATCGGCCTCGAACCGCATGAGCGGGAGATGATCCAGCCGTCGAGCATCGACGTGCGCCTGGACCGCTACTTCCGCCTGTTCGACAACCACAAGTACCCGTTCATCGATCCGTCGGTGGACCAGCCCGAGCTCACGCGACTGATCGAGGTCGACCCGGAGGAGCCGTTCATCCTGCACCCCGGCGAGTTCGCCCTCGGTGCGACCTTCGAGCAGGTCACGCTCCCCGACGACATCGCCGCCCGCCTCGAGGGCAAGTCGTCGCTCGGACGCCTCGGATTGATCACCCACTCGACGGCCGGCTTCATCGACCCGGGGTTCACGGGACACGTCACGCTCGAGCTCGCCAACGTCGCGACCCTGCCGATCAAGCTGTGGCCGGGGATGAAGATCGGGCAGCTCTGCTTCTTCCGGCTCACCTCGCCCGCCGAGAACCCGTACGGCTCCGGCCCCTACGGCAACCGCTACCAGGGGCAGCGCGGCCCGACGGCCTCCCGCTCGTTCCAGAATTTCCATCGAACGGACGTCGGCGTCACCGACGTCGGAGCAGTCGGAGGCTGA
- a CDS encoding APC family permease — translation MTPTAPSAPHAPAQASEPQTLRRAGLGTADLVFFVVAAAAPLTVVAGVVPLAIRTGGESAAYGYLVPAVVLILFAVGFTAMSPRIKNAGAFYSYITHGIGKPFGVGSALLAVVSYNAMTICLIAGFAVYAQNMLASLFGLSVNWVILAAVAVIGIALLGYFKVTLGAKVLGIALALEVAVLVIYEAFMLGQGGSGDIAETVAIFNPAVMADPGFGAMLVLTAGGFIGFEATAIYAEEVKDPKRTVPRATYIAIAFLGVFYTFSVWCIFAAYGTQGALDAAASDDVALLTFTSMEQFVGPWLSDFSQLLLCTSAFAAALAFHNAASRYHFTLAREGILPRGVARISRAHGSPVGGVALQIAISVVVLGFAAVAGADPYLVVFLWSAAPGVLGILLLEGIAAIAVVAFFLRDRHGHSVWRVLVAPVLAAIGLFVFVGLSVSQLELLTAAEPFVNALLLIPIPLALVAGIVIALVLRARRPERYAALNTVDVEADTDVEA, via the coding sequence ATGACCCCGACAGCCCCCTCAGCACCGCACGCCCCCGCCCAGGCCTCCGAGCCGCAGACCCTCCGCCGCGCAGGCCTCGGCACCGCCGACCTCGTGTTCTTCGTCGTCGCGGCCGCCGCCCCGCTCACCGTGGTCGCGGGGGTCGTGCCGCTGGCGATCCGCACCGGCGGGGAGTCGGCGGCGTACGGCTATCTCGTCCCCGCCGTCGTCCTGATCCTCTTCGCCGTCGGCTTCACGGCGATGAGTCCGCGGATCAAGAACGCGGGCGCGTTCTACTCGTACATCACCCACGGCATCGGCAAGCCGTTCGGCGTCGGCTCCGCGCTGCTCGCCGTCGTGTCGTACAACGCCATGACGATCTGCCTGATCGCGGGGTTCGCGGTCTATGCGCAGAACATGCTCGCGTCGCTGTTCGGGCTGAGCGTGAACTGGGTGATCCTGGCGGCAGTCGCCGTGATCGGGATCGCCCTGCTCGGGTACTTCAAGGTGACGCTCGGCGCCAAGGTGCTGGGCATCGCCCTGGCGCTCGAGGTCGCGGTGCTCGTGATCTACGAGGCGTTCATGCTCGGTCAGGGTGGCAGCGGCGACATCGCGGAGACGGTCGCGATCTTCAACCCGGCCGTGATGGCCGACCCCGGCTTCGGCGCGATGCTCGTGCTCACCGCCGGCGGGTTCATCGGCTTCGAGGCCACCGCGATCTATGCGGAGGAGGTCAAGGACCCGAAGCGCACGGTGCCGCGCGCCACCTACATCGCGATCGCCTTCCTCGGCGTCTTCTACACCTTCTCGGTGTGGTGCATCTTCGCCGCCTACGGCACGCAGGGAGCGCTGGACGCCGCCGCGAGCGACGACGTGGCGCTGCTGACGTTCACCTCGATGGAGCAGTTCGTCGGACCGTGGCTGTCGGACTTCTCGCAGCTGCTGCTCTGCACGAGTGCGTTCGCGGCCGCGCTCGCCTTCCACAATGCCGCCTCTCGGTACCACTTCACCCTTGCCCGCGAAGGCATCCTGCCGCGGGGCGTCGCGAGGATCAGTCGCGCCCACGGATCGCCCGTCGGCGGAGTGGCGCTGCAGATCGCGATCTCGGTGGTGGTGCTCGGCTTCGCCGCCGTCGCCGGTGCGGATCCCTACCTCGTGGTGTTCCTGTGGTCGGCCGCTCCCGGTGTGCTCGGCATCCTGCTGCTCGAGGGGATCGCCGCGATCGCCGTCGTCGCGTTCTTCCTCCGCGACCGGCACGGGCACAGCGTCTGGCGCGTGCTCGTGGCGCCGGTGCTCGCCGCGATCGGACTCTTCGTCTTCGTCGGTCTCAGCGTCTCCCAGCTGGAGCTGCTGACCGCGGCCGAACCCTTCGTGAACGCCCTCCTGCTGATCCCGATCCCGCTCGCCCTGGTGGCGGGAATCGTGATCGCGCTCGTCCTCCGCGCCCGCCGCCCGGAGCGTTACGCCGCCCTCAACACCGTCGACGTCGAGGCCGACACCGACGTCGAGGCCTGA